The Shewanella japonica genome has a window encoding:
- a CDS encoding radical SAM protein — translation MRYEGKVYRPWPEADSILIQTTLGCSNNQCTFCNMFSDKRFKIRELEDIFSDIEQARKIHAHVESIFLIDGNVMAVRTEFLLAILNKITETFPEIQNIALYAGFNDFRRKTVAELKQMRAAGLTMAYAGLESGDPIVLDNIKKAMKPEHAIEGMAMAKEAGIKVLASFIFGLGGRHRSKEHIKATTDILNIMQPEEIAPMAIAIQPGTELEQQVVRGEFVMPSPLQVLEEEKYLLENLADFDCYYWGDHGNNISPMRGMLPQARVPFKDRIEHEIATNPVTKQDIIQTFSW, via the coding sequence ATGCGTTATGAAGGCAAAGTTTATCGTCCATGGCCCGAGGCTGACAGCATCCTCATTCAGACCACATTAGGTTGCAGTAACAACCAATGTACTTTCTGCAATATGTTCAGCGATAAACGATTTAAAATTCGTGAACTAGAAGATATTTTTAGTGATATTGAACAGGCCAGAAAAATCCACGCTCACGTTGAATCTATCTTTTTGATTGATGGCAATGTCATGGCTGTAAGAACCGAATTTTTATTGGCAATTCTCAATAAAATTACTGAGACTTTCCCTGAAATTCAAAATATTGCTTTATATGCAGGCTTTAATGATTTTCGCCGTAAAACAGTGGCAGAACTTAAACAAATGCGGGCAGCGGGTTTGACAATGGCATACGCAGGTTTAGAGTCAGGCGATCCTATTGTCCTCGATAACATCAAAAAGGCGATGAAACCTGAACATGCCATTGAAGGCATGGCGATGGCAAAAGAGGCAGGGATTAAAGTGCTGGCTTCATTTATATTTGGACTAGGTGGCCGTCATCGCTCAAAAGAGCACATTAAAGCGACTACAGATATTTTAAACATTATGCAGCCGGAAGAAATTGCGCCAATGGCCATTGCAATTCAGCCAGGGACTGAACTCGAACAGCAAGTAGTGCGTGGTGAATTTGTTATGCCAAGTCCATTACAAGTGCTGGAAGAAGAGAAGTACTTACTGGAAAATTTAGCGGATTTTGATTGCTATTACTGGGGCGATCACGGTAATAATATCTCGCCAATGCGTGGCATGTTACCTCAAGCTAGAGTGCCATTTAAAGATAGAATTGAGCATGAAATAGCAACCAATCCAGTGACAAAACAAGACATCATTCAAACGTTTTCTTGGTAG
- a CDS encoding PA3496 family putative envelope integrity protein yields MAEIIEFVPSNTEIDGFEKPSNPKAKEDIQHRREVKRRLEDYLEAQQLKRAMGEDDFFA; encoded by the coding sequence ATGGCTGAAATTATTGAATTTGTTCCAAGTAACACAGAAATAGATGGGTTTGAAAAACCATCTAATCCAAAAGCAAAAGAAGATATACAACACAGACGTGAAGTAAAAAGACGTCTTGAAGACTACCTCGAAGCACAACAACTCAAACGTGCAATGGGTGAGGATGATTTTTTTGCGTAA
- a CDS encoding M13 family metallopeptidase, producing the protein MKKTLIAIALASTFLSACGSSDVKVNDTNKAEATVTKATNTHAELGDFGIDLTARNEAVKPGNDFFMYASGTWYDNFEMPADKTRYGAFTALGERSEKQVKEIIDDIASRSDLNAEEQLIADFYQSYMDTDTINKLGITPIQGTLDTITAVKNTDDLTKVFGNAWLTDAESPIYGGMWFNRLDPNQYELSIGAGGLGLPDRSYYLEDSERFVKIRTAYVSHIAEMLAFAGIKDGQARAEAILALETKIAEGQWPREKRRNRDLTLNQVKRADLNNEYPNFNWDLFFEQSGYQIPQLNVSQPEPIKAMIELINNEPLNVWQDYLTFHTVSNNAGLLSEDIYNASFAFYGKELSGQEEPKPRWKRAVAEMSGTQSLGFAIGKVYVARYFPESSKQQMAELVENLRTALGQRIDGLDWMGDETKVNAHAKLAAFKPKIGYPDVWQEFDGLTLTNKDLITNIQNLRQYFHADSVAKELKKTDRNRWGMTPQFVNAYYNSSFNEIVFPAAILQPPFFDPNADPAVNYGGIGAVIGHEMGHGFDDQGSKSDANGIQRNWWTDSDRAAFEAKADMLADQYSQYEPLPDNFVNGRNSLGENIGDVGGLAMAYHAYQLSLNGKEAPIIDGLTGDQRFFLAWAQVWKEKRTEQSMLSQLRAGTHAPGRYRALAPRNHDAWYKAFDVKPGDKLYLPEDQRVRIW; encoded by the coding sequence ATGAAAAAAACGCTAATTGCAATTGCACTAGCCTCAACCTTTTTGAGTGCTTGCGGCAGTTCAGATGTCAAAGTCAATGACACGAATAAGGCAGAAGCTACAGTAACAAAAGCCACCAACACCCACGCTGAGTTAGGCGATTTCGGGATTGATTTAACCGCCCGAAATGAAGCGGTAAAACCGGGTAACGACTTCTTTATGTATGCCAGTGGCACTTGGTATGACAACTTTGAAATGCCTGCGGATAAAACTCGTTATGGCGCTTTCACTGCATTAGGTGAGCGCAGCGAGAAACAAGTTAAAGAAATCATTGATGATATCGCTAGTCGTAGTGATTTAAATGCTGAAGAGCAGTTAATTGCAGATTTTTATCAGTCTTACATGGACACTGATACCATCAATAAATTGGGTATCACCCCTATTCAAGGCACATTAGATACTATTACCGCAGTTAAAAACACTGATGACTTAACCAAGGTATTTGGTAACGCGTGGCTCACCGATGCTGAATCGCCAATTTATGGCGGCATGTGGTTCAACCGTTTAGATCCAAACCAATATGAACTGTCTATTGGCGCTGGCGGTTTAGGCTTACCTGATCGCTCTTACTACCTAGAAGACAGCGAGCGTTTTGTAAAAATTCGCACCGCTTATGTGAGCCACATTGCTGAAATGCTAGCTTTTGCTGGCATTAAAGATGGCCAAGCTCGCGCAGAAGCTATTCTTGCATTAGAAACTAAAATTGCTGAAGGTCAATGGCCACGAGAGAAACGCCGTAACCGTGACTTAACCTTAAATCAGGTTAAACGTGCAGACTTAAATAATGAGTACCCTAACTTCAACTGGGACTTATTCTTTGAGCAATCAGGTTACCAAATCCCACAACTTAACGTGTCTCAGCCTGAGCCGATCAAAGCGATGATTGAGCTAATCAATAACGAGCCGTTAAATGTATGGCAAGACTACCTGACCTTCCACACTGTCAGTAACAATGCAGGCTTACTATCTGAAGATATCTACAACGCAAGCTTTGCTTTTTATGGCAAAGAACTGAGCGGACAAGAAGAGCCTAAACCGCGCTGGAAACGTGCCGTAGCCGAAATGTCTGGCACCCAATCGTTAGGTTTTGCTATTGGTAAAGTGTATGTGGCGCGTTACTTCCCTGAGTCATCAAAACAGCAAATGGCTGAATTGGTTGAAAACCTTCGCACTGCGTTAGGTCAACGTATTGATGGTCTTGATTGGATGGGTGATGAAACTAAGGTAAACGCCCACGCTAAACTTGCAGCATTCAAACCTAAGATTGGTTACCCAGATGTATGGCAAGAATTCGATGGCCTAACATTAACCAACAAAGACTTAATCACTAATATCCAAAACTTACGCCAATACTTCCATGCCGATAGCGTTGCTAAAGAATTGAAAAAGACTGACCGTAACCGTTGGGGCATGACGCCTCAATTTGTTAATGCCTACTACAACAGCTCATTTAACGAGATTGTGTTCCCAGCTGCGATTTTACAGCCTCCGTTTTTCGATCCAAATGCCGACCCAGCTGTGAACTATGGCGGCATTGGCGCTGTGATTGGTCATGAAATGGGCCATGGCTTTGATGACCAAGGCTCTAAATCTGATGCTAACGGTATTCAACGTAACTGGTGGACTGACAGTGACCGAGCCGCATTTGAGGCGAAAGCCGATATGCTTGCAGATCAATACAGTCAATACGAGCCACTACCGGACAACTTCGTAAATGGCCGTAACAGCTTAGGCGAAAATATTGGTGATGTAGGTGGTTTAGCCATGGCCTATCATGCATATCAACTGAGCTTAAATGGTAAAGAAGCACCGATTATTGATGGCCTGACGGGCGATCAACGTTTCTTCTTAGCATGGGCACAAGTGTGGAAAGAAAAACGCACCGAGCAAAGCATGTTAAGTCAGCTGCGTGCAGGTACTCACGCACCAGGCCGTTACCGCGCACTTGCGCCACGTAACCATGATGCATGGTACAAAGCGTTTGACGTGAAACCAGGTGACAAGCTTTACTTACCAGAAGACCAACGCGTTCGTATTTGGTAA
- a CDS encoding LysR family transcriptional regulator: MSREHKKFERLFLFNEVAKQLSFTEAAATLGISRGYLSEQIRQLEKEFGRPLLIRSTRSVKLTPQGELILAKMGQVKQSLLELDRQIRHDNDSIAGRIRITAPSQFTQRYLLTICRDFQKQNPLIEFTLDSSYTTYDLTQNDFDLAIRATKTPPQNMVAKKLFSYQYVCCAAPAYIEQHGAPSTIEELTQHHCLTAEEQSLWHIGQEPMMVKSHLSINDNHMLKALALDAQGIIFVPEYLVDRELEVGNLMPLLVNEPTQASSTYLVHPQLIHQSARLASFITFTSDWISRHLPPSQRQ; encoded by the coding sequence ATGAGCCGAGAGCACAAGAAATTTGAGCGACTATTTCTATTTAATGAAGTCGCAAAACAGCTCAGCTTTACCGAAGCAGCGGCGACTTTAGGCATTTCCAGAGGCTATCTTTCGGAACAGATCCGCCAATTAGAAAAGGAGTTTGGCAGACCTTTGCTGATCCGCAGTACGCGCAGTGTAAAACTCACACCTCAAGGTGAATTAATATTGGCGAAGATGGGACAGGTAAAACAATCGTTATTGGAGTTAGATAGGCAGATACGCCATGACAATGACAGTATTGCGGGTCGAATTCGTATTACAGCACCCAGCCAGTTTACCCAACGTTACCTATTGACTATTTGCCGTGATTTTCAAAAGCAAAATCCACTCATTGAGTTTACGCTCGACAGTAGTTACACCACCTACGATTTAACCCAAAATGACTTTGATTTAGCCATTAGAGCAACCAAAACACCACCTCAAAATATGGTGGCTAAAAAGTTATTTTCTTACCAGTATGTATGCTGCGCGGCACCCGCTTATATTGAACAACACGGTGCTCCAAGTACAATTGAAGAGCTGACACAACATCATTGCTTAACCGCTGAAGAACAAAGCCTGTGGCATATAGGGCAAGAACCGATGATGGTGAAAAGTCATTTAAGCATTAATGATAATCACATGCTAAAAGCGTTAGCACTTGATGCCCAAGGGATCATTTTTGTGCCTGAGTATTTGGTTGATAGAGAACTTGAAGTTGGCAACTTAATGCCTTTACTCGTCAATGAGCCCACACAGGCCTCTTCTACTTACCTTGTTCATCCACAACTGATACATCAATCAGCAAGATTAGCGAGTTTTATTACCTTTACGTCAGACTGGATAAGTCGTCACCTGCCGCCATCACAGCGACAATAG
- a CDS encoding alpha-amylase family glycosyl hydrolase: MKQIFYTSLALLLLAFHIHAAPKVNDAKATDDKVIYQDYLHRDIRDDIFYFVLPDRFNNGNQANDNGAVSGVSHGGFAPLTERGFHGGDINGIEQKLAYLESLGITAIWMTPLLRNNAIQKDGIAHHGYWIVDFTEIDPHFGTNDDLKQLIDAAHRRGMKVFFDIITNHTADIIRYKECHQLDGRFIEGLTRCEYKPVNTAMSEQYSPFLLDDEANIKTPSWLNDPQYYHNQGDSNFEGESSLNGDFNGLDDLNTLHPKVLSGMVEIYQNLIAEFKPDGFRIDTVRHVDLSFWQTFSPAIVEFAKQQGIPQFHVFGEVYDTNPVNLSLYTTDGKLPSVLDFAFQDVAAKIFYQGQSPLLAKQLFEQDDLYKDEDSQADLLMTFLSNHDMGRAGYFINESGIASTEAEKLQRSILSHAFMFLSRGIPVVYYGDEQGFTGDGNDIDAREDMFASRVASYNDNSLLGTLATTADDNFDKAHPLYRAIAALSELRKTERLLRRGEYQARFYADKENASHAAMFAFSRIDNSTGEELLMVFNTGTSLASATIPMLVTEVDSLLNTQALKEAATSSKTAISTSQVRVNEHDIKVSLAGLSFEVYRVTHRNDY; encoded by the coding sequence ATGAAACAAATATTTTACACGAGTTTGGCTTTACTGTTATTGGCCTTCCACATACACGCTGCGCCTAAGGTAAACGATGCGAAAGCAACGGACGACAAAGTGATATATCAGGATTATCTTCATCGTGATATTCGAGATGACATTTTTTATTTTGTTTTACCAGATCGTTTTAACAATGGTAATCAAGCCAATGACAATGGAGCCGTATCTGGTGTATCTCATGGCGGGTTTGCTCCCCTTACTGAGCGCGGTTTTCATGGCGGTGATATTAACGGTATTGAACAGAAACTTGCGTATCTTGAATCGCTTGGTATTACAGCAATATGGATGACACCACTGCTAAGAAATAATGCGATTCAAAAAGACGGCATTGCTCACCATGGATACTGGATTGTCGATTTTACTGAAATCGATCCGCACTTTGGTACAAACGATGACCTGAAACAATTGATTGATGCGGCGCACCGACGTGGCATGAAAGTATTTTTTGACATTATCACTAATCACACTGCAGATATCATTCGTTATAAAGAGTGCCATCAACTTGATGGTCGATTTATTGAAGGGCTAACGCGTTGTGAATATAAGCCAGTAAACACAGCAATGAGTGAGCAGTATTCGCCATTTCTATTGGATGATGAAGCCAATATCAAAACACCATCTTGGCTAAATGACCCACAGTATTATCATAATCAAGGCGACAGTAATTTTGAGGGAGAAAGTTCATTAAACGGTGATTTTAATGGTCTAGACGATCTGAATACTTTGCATCCTAAAGTGCTGTCTGGGATGGTTGAGATATACCAAAACCTCATTGCTGAATTTAAACCTGATGGATTCAGAATCGATACCGTGCGTCATGTTGATTTATCATTTTGGCAAACCTTCAGCCCTGCTATTGTTGAGTTTGCCAAGCAGCAGGGGATCCCTCAGTTTCATGTATTCGGTGAAGTCTATGATACCAACCCTGTTAATTTGAGCTTATACACCACAGATGGAAAACTGCCGTCGGTATTGGATTTTGCTTTTCAAGATGTGGCTGCAAAAATCTTTTATCAAGGGCAAAGTCCGCTGCTTGCTAAGCAATTATTTGAGCAAGATGATTTGTATAAAGATGAAGATAGCCAAGCAGATTTACTGATGACTTTTTTAAGTAATCACGACATGGGACGAGCAGGTTACTTTATCAATGAATCTGGCATTGCCAGCACAGAAGCAGAAAAATTACAGCGCAGTATTTTATCCCATGCCTTTATGTTTTTATCTCGAGGGATTCCGGTGGTGTATTACGGTGATGAGCAAGGGTTTACTGGCGATGGTAATGATATTGATGCCCGAGAAGACATGTTTGCCTCACGTGTCGCAAGCTATAACGACAATTCGTTATTGGGCACTTTAGCAACAACGGCTGATGACAACTTCGATAAAGCGCATCCTTTGTATAGGGCAATTGCCGCACTGAGTGAGTTACGCAAGACTGAGCGGCTTTTACGCCGTGGCGAGTATCAAGCTCGATTTTATGCTGATAAAGAGAACGCAAGTCATGCCGCTATGTTTGCTTTTTCAAGAATAGATAACAGCACTGGTGAGGAGTTATTGATGGTATTTAATACTGGTACCAGCTTGGCTTCGGCAACGATTCCTATGCTGGTTACTGAAGTGGATTCACTCCTTAATACGCAGGCTTTAAAAGAAGCGGCAACATCATCAAAGACTGCTATATCAACGAGTCAAGTCAGGGTTAATGAGCATGATATTAAGGTCTCACTCGCAGGTTTAAGTTTTGAGGTGTATCGAGTGACTCATCGCAACGACTATTAG
- a CDS encoding energy transducer TonB yields the protein MTSDQTAFQNSSDFYSNSVNFFHYITSSRIVSHVSILLVGGAITLALFVFMAQLIKSDDVYVEEVQPSPIIDYFERPAEPSKPIKKIRLEKKSIPPLVKRDTVATTSSDTNNTFDDISPEMTTPIQETFTPGFNEGDAMPVVQVSPQYPMDAARDGKEGYVIVMFDISSSGAVINAQVLEAEPKRTFNHAALQAINNWKYKPKTVKGQGVIQHNQQVRLDFTLDHSQ from the coding sequence ATGACCTCAGATCAAACTGCTTTTCAAAATAGTTCAGATTTTTACTCAAACTCTGTGAATTTTTTCCATTATATTACCTCATCTCGCATAGTGAGCCATGTGAGTATTTTACTCGTTGGTGGGGCTATCACGCTTGCCTTGTTTGTATTCATGGCCCAGTTGATAAAAAGCGATGATGTTTATGTCGAAGAAGTGCAACCGAGCCCAATCATTGATTATTTTGAGAGGCCAGCAGAGCCGTCAAAGCCGATAAAAAAAATTAGATTGGAAAAGAAATCAATACCGCCCTTAGTTAAACGCGATACGGTTGCGACAACCAGCTCGGATACGAATAATACTTTTGATGACATCTCGCCAGAAATGACGACGCCGATTCAAGAAACGTTTACTCCGGGATTTAATGAAGGGGACGCAATGCCTGTAGTACAAGTCTCACCTCAGTATCCTATGGATGCTGCTCGTGACGGGAAAGAAGGTTATGTGATAGTGATGTTTGATATCAGTAGCAGTGGGGCGGTTATCAATGCACAAGTGCTGGAGGCTGAACCTAAAAGAACCTTTAACCATGCAGCTTTGCAGGCGATTAATAATTGGAAGTACAAACCAAAAACGGTCAAAGGTCAGGGCGTGATCCAACATAATCAGCAAGTAAGATTAGACTTTACGCTCGATCATTCTCAGTAA
- a CDS encoding aldo/keto reductase gives MKSVVKPLANVSPSPLPLNQHLPHASPLVYGCMGLGGGWNNNGINAKDLAQAHDVVNTALDQGINYFDHADIYTFGKAEQVFGQVLSSRPELREHMLIQTKCGIRFADDKGPKRYDLSAQWIGHSVNQSLKHLQTDYLDVLVLHRPDPLMDAEDVAKTYHRLRDEGKVRFLGVSNMQHHQMRMLQQHLDTPLVVNQLELSLHKQHWIDETVYAGNQLGADINFTPGTLEYCQQQHIQVQSWGSLCQGRYSGADLSDEPMRVKQTYALVCQLAAEYSVSKEAIILAWLMQHPARVQPVVGTTDLQRIAACQQAVGLQLTREHWYALYVSAKGHELP, from the coding sequence ATGAAGTCTGTCGTTAAACCTTTGGCAAATGTTAGCCCTAGTCCTTTACCTCTTAATCAGCACTTACCTCACGCAAGCCCTTTAGTGTATGGCTGTATGGGGTTGGGAGGGGGCTGGAATAATAATGGCATAAATGCAAAAGACTTAGCGCAGGCACATGATGTGGTGAATACCGCTTTAGACCAAGGGATAAACTATTTTGACCATGCGGATATTTATACTTTTGGTAAAGCGGAACAAGTATTTGGTCAAGTTTTATCGTCTCGACCTGAGCTAAGAGAGCATATGTTGATTCAAACTAAATGCGGTATTCGATTTGCTGATGATAAGGGGCCTAAACGCTATGATTTATCAGCACAATGGATAGGCCACAGTGTGAATCAAAGTCTAAAACACCTGCAAACTGACTACCTAGATGTACTGGTATTACACCGACCCGATCCGCTAATGGATGCAGAAGATGTTGCCAAAACCTATCATCGACTTCGTGACGAAGGCAAAGTGAGATTTCTAGGTGTCTCGAATATGCAACACCATCAAATGCGTATGCTGCAACAGCATTTAGATACGCCTTTGGTCGTGAATCAGTTAGAGCTGAGTTTACACAAACAGCATTGGATAGATGAAACCGTTTATGCCGGAAATCAGCTTGGGGCTGATATTAATTTTACCCCTGGCACATTGGAATATTGCCAACAGCAACACATTCAAGTGCAGTCGTGGGGAAGCTTATGCCAAGGACGATACAGCGGCGCAGATCTCAGTGATGAGCCAATGCGGGTTAAACAAACCTACGCATTAGTTTGTCAGCTTGCCGCTGAATACAGTGTCAGTAAAGAGGCCATCATTCTTGCTTGGTTAATGCAGCATCCGGCTCGAGTTCAGCCAGTGGTTGGAACAACCGACTTACAACGTATTGCAGCATGTCAGCAAGCAGTGGGGTTACAGCTAACTCGTGAGCATTGGTATGCCTTATATGTCAGTGCAAAGGGGCATGAACTGCCTTAA